The DNA sequence CAGCAAGTGCAGGCTCACGCCGATATTTACGAAGGACTGGAAGCAGAACAGCATCACCAGGCCGGAAACCGCCAGCATGATAAACAGGTCCTTCTCTCCCCAGATGCGGCGAATGCTCATCAGCGCCACACCCAGAATCGCCACCACGATGAACATGCAGAAAATCGCGCCCAGCTCCTCACCCGCCACGGCGAAAATAAAGTCGGTATGCGCATCCGGCAAATGGCGCTTCACAATGCCCTCGCCCGGCCCCGCGCCAAACAGCCCACCATGCTTGAAGGCCTCCATGGATTTGATCACCTGGTAATTCCCCTCGGCATCCGGGCTGAGGAAGTTGCTGATACGCTCATTCACGTGCGGGAAAAAGAGATACCCCACCACCAGCATTCCCACCAGCGCCGCCACCGCCAGCGCACACACCGCCCAGGGCAGCCCGGCCAGAAACAGCTCACCGCCTGTGACAGCCAGCACGGTGACGATCATCCCGAAATCCGGCTGAAGCACGAGCAGCAGCACGGCAAGCCCGACAGCCCCCACCAGCATCAGAATGGGCTTCCAGCGCCGTTGCCGCAGAAACTCCGCCAGCAGCCATGCCAGCGCCACGGCCAGCAGCGGCTTCAAAAATTCCGACGGTTGAAGCGAAAGCCCCATGGGCAGGTCCAGCCAGCGGGATGCCCCTTTCACCTGCGTGCCCACAAACAGCACCACCACCATGAGCACATAGATAATTCCAAGCCCGGCGAAGGCCATGGTCGGCAACCATGCCAGCGGAATCATGGAAACCGACAGCATCAGCACAAAACCGCCCGCCAGAAACAGGATGTGG is a window from the bacterium genome containing:
- a CDS encoding cell division protein FtsW produces the protein MLPLNRTNTSFMGRWWWTIDRWVLGTLVLLAVIGVFLVMAGSPAVASRIGSTPMHFFYRHILFLAGGFVLMLSVSMIPLAWLPTMAFAGLGIIYVLMVVVLFVGTQVKGASRWLDLPMGLSLQPSEFLKPLLAVALAWLLAEFLRQRRWKPILMLVGAVGLAVLLLVLQPDFGMIVTVLAVTGGELFLAGLPWAVCALAVAALVGMLVVGYLFFPHVNERISNFLSPDAEGNYQVIKSMEAFKHGGLFGAGPGEGIVKRHLPDAHTDFIFAVAGEELGAIFCMFIVVAILGVALMSIRRIWGEKDLFIMLAVSGLVMLFCFQSFVNIGVSLHLLPTKGMTFPFISYGGSSTLASGLMAGMLLALTRRRYGHYQQPVTAL